From the Acetobacter aceti genome, one window contains:
- a CDS encoding AAA family ATPase — protein sequence MARSDLIINLVKASVQGDAAGARAVAEAIAADERSKKHSGVADRIARMLDATQSTQKSNQPQTAGIRVRDGSGGIQRREPRRPLSSLYLEEPVRRACDELIEEQRRADVLRVHGLEPRHRLLLAGPPGNGKTSLAEAIAYELALPLFIVRYDAVVTSYLGETAQRLRRLFDFVRTEPCVLFFDEFDAIGKERGDIHETGEIKRVITTLLLQIDDLPSYCLLVGATNHSELLDRATWRRFEIRLNLEAPSPKQMIRYFSDQLNTLNGQPGYTAKRLYEAVDPISFSEAEAFFLDVRRRIVLAQGNRELRSILDDRVKALQSHSGMRGTVA from the coding sequence ATGGCGCGTAGCGACCTGATTATTAATCTTGTCAAGGCTAGTGTCCAAGGGGACGCTGCTGGTGCACGCGCGGTCGCCGAAGCTATAGCGGCTGACGAACGGTCAAAAAAGCACTCCGGTGTCGCCGATCGCATTGCGCGAATGCTAGATGCGACCCAGAGCACTCAGAAAAGCAACCAACCCCAAACAGCAGGGATTCGGGTTCGCGACGGTTCCGGTGGCATCCAACGTCGTGAACCTCGACGTCCCTTATCGAGCCTGTATCTAGAAGAGCCCGTGCGTAGAGCATGTGATGAACTTATAGAAGAGCAGCGACGCGCAGATGTCTTGCGAGTGCATGGTCTAGAGCCTCGCCATCGGCTATTGCTAGCTGGGCCTCCTGGAAATGGTAAAACCTCCCTGGCTGAAGCGATCGCTTACGAATTGGCACTTCCGCTTTTCATTGTTCGTTACGATGCAGTTGTCACTAGTTACTTGGGAGAAACTGCGCAGCGCCTACGGCGGTTGTTTGACTTTGTTCGGACTGAGCCGTGCGTACTATTCTTCGATGAATTTGATGCTATTGGTAAAGAACGAGGCGATATTCACGAAACCGGGGAAATTAAGCGAGTTATCACTACTTTATTGCTTCAGATTGATGACCTGCCATCCTACTGCTTGTTAGTGGGTGCTACAAATCATTCTGAGCTTTTAGACCGTGCCACATGGCGGCGGTTTGAGATTCGACTGAACCTGGAGGCGCCTTCGCCTAAGCAAATGATCAGGTATTTTTCTGATCAACTTAATACGTTAAACGGGCAGCCTGGGTATACAGCTAAGCGTTTATATGAGGCGGTTGATCCCATCAGTTTTTCAGAGGCTGAAGCCTTCTTTCTCGACGTCAGGCGAAGAATAGTGCTGGCACAGGGAAATCGAGAGCTTCGCTCGATTTTGGACGATCGAGTTAAAGCACTTCAATCTCATTCTGGTATGCGGGGAACTGTAGCATAA
- the trbB gene encoding P-type conjugative transfer ATPase TrbB, whose amino-acid sequence MTISQHNSESQARGISMLRTAMGPAIATHLADPAVVEVMLNPDGRLWIDRLSEGLSDTGETITLADAERIVRLVAHHVGAEVHEGVPRVSAELPTGERFEGLLPPIVTAPSFAIRKPAVAVFTLDDYVAAGIMAEGQAAYLRQAVADRKNILVAGGTSTGKTTLVNALLAEVAETDDRVVLIEDTRELQCAAPNLVSLRTRDGVVTLSELVRSALRLRPDRIPIGEVRGPEALDLLKAWGTGHPGGIGTLHAGTAIGALHRMEQLIQEIVVTVPRALIAETIDVIAVLSGRGTQRRLSELVTVDGLDPVTGAYRIHPFQHSGESQ is encoded by the coding sequence ATGACGATTTCTCAGCATAATTCGGAAAGTCAGGCACGCGGCATTTCCATGCTGCGCACGGCGATGGGACCGGCGATTGCAACACATCTTGCCGACCCTGCCGTGGTCGAGGTGATGCTTAATCCGGATGGGCGGCTCTGGATCGACCGCCTGTCCGAAGGGCTGTCCGACACAGGCGAGACGATAACACTGGCTGATGCCGAGCGCATCGTGCGGCTGGTCGCGCATCATGTCGGCGCGGAGGTGCATGAGGGGGTGCCCCGCGTGTCGGCGGAATTGCCGACGGGCGAGCGTTTCGAAGGATTGCTGCCACCGATTGTGACGGCACCCAGCTTTGCGATCCGTAAGCCGGCTGTCGCCGTCTTCACGCTCGATGATTATGTCGCTGCCGGGATCATGGCAGAAGGGCAGGCGGCATATCTTCGCCAAGCAGTTGCGGACCGTAAAAATATCCTGGTCGCGGGCGGCACATCCACAGGCAAGACCACGCTGGTCAACGCCCTGCTGGCCGAGGTCGCGGAGACCGACGACCGGGTCGTGCTGATTGAGGATACGCGCGAACTGCAATGTGCTGCGCCCAATCTCGTGTCGCTCCGTACCCGTGATGGCGTCGTCACGCTGTCCGAACTGGTGCGCTCGGCCCTGCGTCTGCGCCCCGACCGTATTCCGATTGGGGAAGTGCGCGGCCCCGAGGCGCTCGACCTCCTCAAGGCGTGGGGCACCGGCCATCCCGGCGGGATCGGCACGCTCCACGCCGGTACTGCCATTGGCGCGCTGCACCGCATGGAGCAACTGATCCAGGAAATCGTCGTCACGGTGCCTCGTGCCCTGATCGCCGAGACGATCGACGTGATCGCGGTCCTGTCCGGGCGGGGCACGCAGCGCCGGTTGTCCGAACTCGTCACCGTGGACGGGCTCGATCCCGTTACTGGCGCCTATCGCATTCATCCCTTCCAGCATTCGGGAGAATCCCAATGA
- a CDS encoding TrbC/VirB2 family protein, with protein sequence MNLTLFRTRRYVPVLSAMLLLSIVWCSSALASGSDMPWEEPLNQILESVQGPVARIVSVIIITVTGLTLAFGETSGGFRRLIQIVFGLSIAFAASSFFLSFFSFSGGALI encoded by the coding sequence ATGAACCTCACGCTGTTCCGCACGCGTCGGTACGTGCCTGTCCTCTCAGCCATGCTGTTGCTGTCCATCGTATGGTGCTCCTCGGCTCTGGCGTCCGGTTCCGATATGCCGTGGGAGGAACCACTCAACCAGATCCTGGAATCCGTGCAGGGACCGGTGGCGCGCATCGTGTCGGTGATCATCATCACCGTGACCGGCCTGACGCTGGCCTTCGGGGAAACATCCGGCGGTTTCCGCCGCCTGATCCAGATCGTCTTCGGGCTGTCCATCGCTTTTGCGGCGTCCAGCTTCTTTCTGTCGTTCTTTTCTTTCTCGGGCGGAGCGCTGATCTGA
- a CDS encoding helix-turn-helix domain-containing protein yields MDLKEVMAVNLRRMRHDRDMTQEELADRAGLSTRYVGAIERADVSASVTILGKIAEALDVEPGALLKAVPASPR; encoded by the coding sequence ATGGACCTCAAGGAGGTCATGGCGGTCAACCTGCGTCGGATGCGTCATGACAGGGACATGACGCAAGAGGAGCTGGCCGATCGCGCCGGGCTGAGCACCCGCTATGTCGGAGCGATCGAACGCGCGGACGTGTCGGCAAGCGTTACGATCCTGGGAAAGATTGCAGAGGCACTGGACGTGGAACCGGGCGCGTTATTGAAGGCTGTCCCGGCCAGCCCGCGCTGA
- the trbJ gene encoding P-type conjugative transfer protein TrbJ: MRYRPIPAAVVIAFTVSTSPPAHAQWAVYDGANHVENVLIAARTLQQIDNQITSLANQAQMLVNQGRNLASLPLSALSTLQSTISQTTALLAQAQNIAYSVQSVERQYQQAYASVSSSMSDSALFSQAQTRWQNSVGGFEDALKLQARVVENIPSDSSAMTQLVSASQTSTGALQAAQAGNQLMALQSRQLSDIQAELAANGRATALQQACDAATEAESDAQYQHFSQHDAYVSGTVSMFGGSGN; encoded by the coding sequence GTGAGATATCGTCCGATTCCTGCCGCAGTGGTCATTGCTTTTACGGTTTCAACTTCTCCACCTGCCCACGCGCAATGGGCGGTCTATGACGGCGCGAACCATGTCGAGAACGTGCTGATCGCGGCCCGGACGCTTCAGCAGATTGACAACCAGATCACCTCTCTCGCCAACCAGGCGCAGATGCTGGTCAATCAGGGTCGCAATCTGGCGAGCCTGCCGCTCTCGGCACTCTCGACGCTGCAATCAACAATTTCCCAGACTACGGCGCTGCTCGCGCAGGCGCAGAACATTGCGTATAGCGTCCAGTCGGTCGAGCGGCAGTATCAGCAGGCATACGCGTCCGTCTCGTCGAGTATGTCCGACAGCGCCCTGTTTTCTCAGGCGCAGACACGCTGGCAGAATTCCGTCGGTGGGTTCGAGGACGCCCTGAAACTCCAGGCGCGGGTAGTGGAGAACATCCCGTCTGACAGCAGCGCCATGACACAACTGGTTTCGGCCAGCCAGACATCGACCGGGGCGTTGCAGGCGGCACAGGCCGGCAACCAGCTTATGGCGCTTCAGTCCCGTCAGCTTTCCGACATTCAGGCCGAACTGGCCGCTAACGGTCGCGCCACGGCCCTGCAACAGGCATGTGATGCTGCGACGGAAGCGGAAAGTGACGCGCAGTATCAGCATTTCTCGCAGCATGACGCCTATGTGTCCGGCACGGTGTCCATGTTCGGCGGCAGCGGGAACTGA
- a CDS encoding DUF2274 domain-containing protein: MTKLKLGPIEDDKPVKVTLELPAALHRDLAAYAEILGRGTGQTFTDPVRLIVPMLERFIATDRGFAKARRSVKVNIVADG, translated from the coding sequence ATGACAAAGCTGAAGCTTGGTCCGATCGAGGACGACAAGCCCGTGAAGGTCACGCTGGAGTTGCCAGCCGCGCTGCATCGTGATCTTGCTGCCTATGCCGAAATATTGGGTCGCGGAACCGGGCAGACGTTTACCGATCCCGTGCGCCTCATTGTACCTATGTTAGAGCGATTTATCGCGACGGATCGTGGGTTTGCGAAGGCACGACGGAGTGTGAAGGTGAACATAGTCGCAGATGGATAA
- a CDS encoding conjugal transfer protein TraG: MSGSRVLWGQVVLVLLIVFVAIWSATEWTAWRLGFQPQLGAPWFLVAGWPFYYPPAFFWWWYFYDAYAPSIFVTSGYIASSGGLISVVVAIALSILRAREARNVATYGSARWADTVEVKEAGLLDPDGVVLGRWDQDYLRHNGPEHVLCFAPTRSGKGVGLVVPTLLTWPGSAIVHDIKGENWGLTAGFRARHGRVLLFDPTDPASSPYNPLLEVRRGDREVRDVQNIADILVDPEGALDRRNHWEKTSHSLLVGAILHVLYAEPDKTLAGVANFLSDPKRPVEATLRAMMSTPHLGKAGVHPVIASSARELLNKSDNERSGVLSTAMSFLGLYRDPVVAKVTARCDWRIADLVSCGQPASLYLVVPPSDIARTKPLIRLILNQIGRRLTEDLHVSAHRHRLLLMLDEFPALGRLDFFESALAFMAGYGIKSFLIAQSLNQIEKAYGANNSILDNCHVRVAFATNDERTARRVSDALGTATEMRDSTNYAGHRLSPWLGHLMVSRQETARPLLTPGEVMQLPPSDELLLVAGVAPVRAKKARYYEDARFMERVLPPPAAGTKRPSTLPPDDWSALEAEVPSGGPEPGGNTGADGDPANAGIRREPELPEHEDVVPPEHPGVQEFDVLDDEPDVDAARARAIRQQARSVARQATMDSADGLDL, from the coding sequence ATGTCCGGAAGCCGTGTCCTGTGGGGGCAGGTCGTCCTCGTTCTGCTGATCGTCTTCGTCGCTATCTGGAGTGCCACGGAGTGGACGGCCTGGCGTCTAGGCTTTCAACCACAGCTTGGGGCTCCCTGGTTCCTGGTGGCCGGCTGGCCGTTCTATTATCCACCGGCCTTCTTCTGGTGGTGGTATTTCTACGACGCCTATGCGCCGTCGATTTTCGTGACGAGCGGATATATCGCCTCGTCCGGTGGCCTCATCAGCGTCGTCGTTGCCATCGCCCTGTCCATCCTCCGGGCACGGGAGGCTCGCAACGTCGCTACGTATGGCTCGGCCCGCTGGGCGGATACTGTCGAGGTGAAGGAAGCCGGGCTGCTCGATCCCGATGGGGTGGTGCTGGGCCGATGGGATCAGGACTATTTGCGGCATAACGGCCCCGAGCACGTCCTGTGCTTTGCGCCGACCCGCTCGGGTAAAGGCGTCGGGCTGGTCGTGCCGACGCTGCTGACCTGGCCGGGCTCGGCCATCGTCCATGACATCAAGGGCGAGAACTGGGGGCTGACCGCCGGATTTCGTGCTCGGCACGGGCGTGTGCTGCTGTTCGACCCGACCGATCCGGCGTCCTCGCCCTACAATCCGTTGCTGGAGGTTCGGCGCGGTGACAGGGAAGTTCGCGATGTCCAGAACATCGCCGATATCCTGGTCGACCCCGAAGGCGCGCTGGACCGGCGCAATCATTGGGAAAAGACCTCGCACTCCCTGCTGGTGGGTGCGATCCTGCATGTTCTTTATGCCGAGCCGGACAAGACCTTGGCCGGTGTCGCGAATTTCCTCTCCGACCCGAAGCGGCCGGTGGAGGCGACGCTGCGTGCCATGATGTCCACGCCGCATCTCGGCAAGGCTGGCGTGCATCCGGTCATCGCGTCGTCGGCGCGGGAGCTGCTGAACAAGAGCGACAACGAGCGGTCAGGTGTATTGTCCACCGCCATGTCGTTCCTGGGCCTCTATCGCGATCCCGTGGTGGCGAAGGTGACGGCACGATGCGACTGGCGCATCGCGGATCTCGTGTCCTGCGGCCAGCCCGCCAGTCTCTACCTCGTCGTGCCGCCGTCCGACATCGCCCGCACCAAGCCGCTGATCCGCCTGATCCTCAACCAGATTGGCAGGCGTCTGACGGAGGATCTGCATGTTTCCGCCCATCGGCACCGGTTGCTGCTGATGCTCGATGAGTTTCCCGCCCTCGGCCGGCTGGATTTCTTTGAGAGCGCGCTGGCCTTTATGGCGGGTTACGGGATTAAATCCTTCCTGATCGCGCAGAGCCTGAACCAGATCGAAAAAGCCTACGGCGCGAACAACAGTATTCTCGACAACTGTCATGTCCGCGTCGCGTTTGCCACCAACGACGAGCGCACCGCCCGGCGTGTGTCGGACGCGCTCGGCACCGCGACCGAGATGCGTGATTCCACGAATTATGCCGGCCACCGACTGTCTCCCTGGCTCGGGCATCTCATGGTCTCGCGACAGGAAACGGCACGACCTCTGCTCACGCCCGGCGAGGTGATGCAGCTTCCGCCGAGCGATGAACTGCTGCTGGTCGCGGGCGTCGCCCCCGTCCGCGCGAAGAAGGCGCGCTATTACGAGGACGCGCGGTTCATGGAGCGTGTCCTGCCGCCCCCGGCCGCCGGAACGAAACGCCCGTCCACGCTCCCACCTGACGACTGGTCGGCGCTGGAGGCGGAGGTTCCATCAGGAGGGCCAGAACCGGGTGGGAACACGGGCGCTGATGGTGATCCCGCCAATGCTGGCATCCGGCGCGAACCGGAATTGCCGGAGCATGAGGACGTCGTGCCGCCCGAGCATCCGGGCGTGCAGGAGTTCGATGTGCTCGACGACGAGCCGGATGTCGATGCCGCTAGGGCGCGTGCGATACGCCAGCAGGCCCGTTCCGTTGCGCGGCAGGCGACGATGGACTCAGCCGATGGCCTTGATCTGTGA
- a CDS encoding helix-turn-helix domain-containing protein, which yields MKKSLRTPRQLLLQSLLTEARKTGGMTQAELAAALGKPQSFVAKYENGERRIDVIEFADITAALGVSGADLLVRLAPSAEKPPPEGENTTGQDE from the coding sequence ATGAAGAAATCCCTGCGCACACCCCGACAGCTTTTGCTCCAATCGCTCCTTACAGAAGCGCGCAAAACCGGGGGTATGACGCAGGCGGAACTGGCGGCCGCACTCGGGAAGCCCCAATCCTTCGTCGCCAAATACGAGAATGGCGAGCGCCGAATCGATGTCATTGAGTTCGCTGACATAACAGCCGCCCTTGGCGTTTCCGGTGCCGATCTTCTCGTCCGTCTCGCACCTAGCGCAGAAAAGCCCCCGCCAGAGGGCGAGAATACCACAGGTCAGGACGAATAG
- a CDS encoding CopG family transcriptional regulator, whose translation MSSKTRMNVYFEPELLKQVEALALRRNVSKSAVIEAAVASFLSADASERLEAVFARRMDRIDRQIAGMDEDLAIMAETLALFIRFWLTVTPPLPDSAQASARAKGVERFEGFLQSLGRKLATGDRFLRELSRDIDTRRNGGEDPE comes from the coding sequence ATGTCGAGCAAGACCCGCATGAATGTATATTTCGAGCCGGAGCTTCTGAAACAGGTCGAGGCGCTGGCGTTGCGTCGCAACGTCTCGAAATCGGCGGTGATCGAGGCGGCCGTTGCCTCTTTTCTCTCGGCCGACGCATCGGAGCGGCTGGAAGCGGTGTTCGCTCGTCGCATGGACAGGATCGATCGTCAGATCGCCGGGATGGACGAAGACCTCGCCATTATGGCCGAGACGCTGGCGCTGTTCATCCGCTTCTGGCTGACCGTCACTCCGCCACTGCCTGATAGTGCCCAGGCATCGGCCAGGGCAAAAGGCGTCGAGCGGTTCGAAGGTTTCCTGCAATCGCTCGGACGAAAACTGGCGACCGGAGATCGGTTTCTCAGAGAACTGTCGCGGGATATCGACACGCGGCGCAATGGCGGTGAAGATCCCGAGTAA
- a CDS encoding DUF2285 domain-containing protein, translating to MTARPELDPDVDDLAPTVPEITTYDEVHFITYLRLLDAEADQADWAEVARIVLHRDPADGERTRICWESHLARAQWMTKIGYRKILEQAVIDARATRH from the coding sequence ATGACAGCAAGGCCCGAACTGGACCCCGATGTCGATGATCTGGCGCCGACCGTGCCGGAGATCACGACCTATGACGAAGTGCATTTCATCACCTATCTCCGCCTGCTCGACGCCGAGGCGGATCAGGCCGACTGGGCGGAGGTGGCGCGGATCGTGCTGCATCGCGATCCGGCCGATGGAGAGCGCACGCGCATCTGCTGGGAAAGCCATCTTGCCCGTGCGCAATGGATGACGAAAATCGGTTATCGGAAGATTCTCGAACAGGCCGTGATCGACGCCCGCGCAACCCGGCACTGA
- a CDS encoding VirB3 family type IV secretion system protein: MAGYDDDAVPGFHVPVHRSLTDPILLGGAPRTLAIANGTLGAAISLGLRLWLVGAVFWIVGHGLAVWGAKRDPQFVEVGRRHLRYPAWLRA; the protein is encoded by the coding sequence ATGGCGGGATATGACGATGACGCGGTGCCGGGTTTTCATGTCCCGGTCCATCGCTCTCTGACCGATCCGATCCTGCTGGGTGGCGCACCCCGTACCCTGGCGATCGCCAACGGCACGCTCGGGGCTGCGATTTCTCTGGGCCTGCGTCTGTGGTTGGTCGGCGCCGTGTTCTGGATCGTAGGGCACGGGCTCGCGGTCTGGGGGGCGAAACGCGATCCGCAGTTCGTCGAGGTGGGTCGGCGGCATCTGCGCTATCCCGCATGGCTCCGGGCATAG
- a CDS encoding TrbI/VirB10 family protein, producing MTNEASVLVDNDAANKAADADLALQSLGADDVGQAYITATITVWDGSASIAAEKLRLVEKIIQSRDFTCMTESLNAVEAWLGSLPGHVYANVRQPPVSTLNLAHMIPLSAVWAGPEQDGHLRAAPLFYGRTAGATPFRFSLHVGDVGHTLIAGPTGAGKSVLLALMVLQFRRYQGAQVFAFDFGGSMRAATLAMGGDWHDLGGGLTDDDGHFAVSFQPLAQIDDPDERKWASEWLVLEKLPGGDAIGQSGLSDEVNNHWGQLFRAALVTTLLSVGSEAGTSWNENNLMQAIRSGASNGFSMVGNRLIDRSLNVQPTLTDRPGLPFTLILNRDLALTPWEEKEPRP from the coding sequence ATGACCAACGAGGCTTCGGTCCTCGTGGATAACGACGCTGCCAACAAGGCGGCCGATGCCGATCTGGCGTTGCAGTCTCTCGGGGCGGACGATGTGGGCCAAGCCTATATCACTGCGACCATCACGGTGTGGGATGGCTCCGCGTCAATTGCCGCTGAGAAACTACGGCTTGTGGAAAAGATCATCCAGAGCCGCGACTTCACCTGCATGACGGAAAGCCTTAACGCCGTGGAGGCGTGGCTCGGAAGCCTGCCCGGTCATGTCTACGCCAACGTCCGCCAGCCGCCGGTCTCGACGTTGAACCTTGCGCACATGATCCCGCTTTCCGCCGTGTGGGCGGGACCGGAGCAGGATGGGCATTTGAGGGCAGCACCGCTTTTCTACGGCAGAACGGCGGGTGCGACACCCTTCCGGTTTTCCCTGCATGTCGGGGATGTCGGTCATACGCTGATCGCAGGACCGACCGGGGCAGGAAAGTCGGTGTTGCTGGCGCTGATGGTGTTGCAGTTCCGGCGCTATCAGGGCGCGCAGGTTTTCGCCTTCGATTTTGGCGGCTCAATGCGGGCCGCAACGCTGGCGATGGGCGGGGACTGGCATGATCTGGGTGGCGGGCTGACAGATGATGACGGCCACTTTGCCGTTTCCTTCCAGCCGCTGGCACAGATTGACGATCCCGATGAACGCAAATGGGCCAGTGAGTGGCTGGTGCTGGAAAAGCTGCCCGGTGGTGATGCGATCGGCCAGTCCGGCCTGTCCGACGAGGTGAATAACCATTGGGGGCAACTGTTCCGCGCAGCCCTCGTCACGACTCTGCTCAGCGTGGGCTCCGAAGCAGGAACGTCGTGGAATGAAAACAATCTCATGCAGGCCATCCGCAGCGGTGCGAGCAACGGCTTTTCCATGGTCGGCAACCGTCTGATCGACCGGAGCCTGAACGTCCAGCCGACGCTGACCGACCGACCGGGCCTCCCGTTCACGCTTATTTTGAATCGCGATCTTGCCCTTACACCTTGGGAAGAGAAGGAACCCCGTCCATGA